The Lacrimispora xylanolytica genome has a segment encoding these proteins:
- the atpG gene encoding ATP synthase F1 subunit gamma — translation MANAREIQSRINSIKSTMKITNAMYTISSSKLKRARKALTDTEPYFYALQSTIARIIRHTPDINDPYLDTRPEIKKEDRKIGYIVVTADKGLAGAYNHNVFKLAQEQIDKGGNPMLFVVGELGHQYFVKKGIPVEQDFRYTVQKPNMSRARIIEEKIVDYFLSGKLDEVYMIYTRMANAMKMEAEVQQLLPIPKKQITRNVPLNVHLEEVTMYPSPQAVIDTIVPNYIAGFIYGGLVESYSSEQNSRMMAMQAATNSAQDMLSELAITYNRVRQAAITQEITEVISGAKAQKKKAKKA, via the coding sequence ATGGCAAATGCGAGAGAGATACAAAGCAGGATAAACAGTATTAAAAGCACCATGAAAATTACCAATGCGATGTATACCATTTCCTCGTCAAAGCTTAAAAGGGCAAGGAAAGCCCTGACTGATACGGAGCCTTATTTTTATGCACTGCAGAGCACCATCGCAAGAATTATCAGACATACACCGGATATTAATGATCCGTATCTGGATACCCGGCCGGAGATCAAGAAAGAAGACCGTAAGATCGGATACATCGTGGTTACGGCTGATAAGGGACTTGCGGGTGCTTATAATCATAATGTATTTAAACTGGCCCAGGAGCAGATTGACAAGGGTGGTAATCCCATGCTGTTCGTCGTAGGTGAATTGGGGCATCAGTATTTTGTTAAAAAGGGAATACCAGTGGAACAGGATTTCCGGTATACCGTACAGAAGCCTAACATGAGCCGGGCCAGAATCATTGAAGAAAAGATCGTGGATTATTTCCTGTCTGGAAAACTTGATGAGGTGTATATGATTTACACCAGAATGGCCAATGCGATGAAGATGGAGGCAGAGGTGCAGCAGCTTCTTCCTATTCCTAAAAAGCAGATCACCCGAAATGTACCGCTTAATGTACATTTGGAGGAGGTCACCATGTACCCGTCACCTCAGGCAGTGATTGATACCATTGTGCCCAATTATATCGCAGGTTTCATCTACGGCGGTCTGGTGGAATCCTATTCCAGTGAGCAGAATTCCAGAATGATGGCAATGCAGGCTGCAACAAACAGTGCTCAGGATATGTTAAGCGAGCTGGCGATCACTTATAACCGTGTCCGTCAGGCAGCGATCACTCAGGAGATCACTGAGGTAATCAGCGGGGCAAAAGCCCAGAAAAAGAAAGCGAAGAAAGCGTAG